GAAACAGCAATCGAAGGTACAACCGAGACAATTATAAACTATTCGAGGTACAAATGATGGCCTAGCGTCGTATTCAATGGCAACGCAACGCATGAGAATTCGTGAAGAAAACTAAATAACCTCAACAGTGACGTTATTGAGCAACGATCGATGAACCACGCACCGATTCGGCGCAATCACATACTGAGACATTTAGAAAGGCACCTATTGGCTCTCTTCGTTAACATTGATCCGTTACGAAATTGTGACCCATCATGTGCTGGTTAACAGAATGGTTAGCGTTCTGCGATTTCTCGCCCAGCTCGATTGGTTTCTATTCAGTCGCAGCATTATTATTGAGAGAACGATTCCTGCTACTAATACGGATTGAGAGACTTTTCCGGTCCGATCTCGCGTTTGGGCACCGGAAACCAAAACAGAACCGAAAGCAGCAAAGActacaacagcaacaatcaaAATGTGAGGGCTGGTGGAAAATTCAGCTTCCCGAGGATCTGATAGTAATTGGCGGTGAGAATTTTTTCTCCTGTcggatttaataaaaaaaacaaaaggacaACCAGCATCGATAGCCTATGGCGTATGATCGACGACTTCGACGCAGCAAACCCAGCCCCCTGGTCCCCGGTTACTCACTTCTATCGATGTTGCGCTGCAGATGTGCTGCGACCCGATGCCGGGCATCATTAAACTCCAAATGCAAACCCAGCCGCAGCAGGGTGGTGTTCTTTTCGACCAGTTCCGTTATCTCCATCTCGATTTTGTTGCCAAACACTTGCGATCGCTGCCAGCCGCCATTCCAggtgttgccgccgccgccgtttgccgGTCAATTGCGGATTGATTGGTTGATTAATTGGTTGATGTGATTTTCGTGTTGAGGTTGATTGGGTTGCGAAAATTGACGGTTTGATCGGAAGAAGACGCCGGGTGGAAGCGACggtgagagagcgaaagatagagaaggagaaaacaaggaaaatgatagagagagagagagagagagaacgaaagatagcgagggggggggggggggggggcgagaTAGAGAAATCAATTGCATTAACTCCAGTGCTAACTCCAGTCCCCAAGTTCATCCCCAGCATCCCCGTGCCAAGTGTCAGTCGCGAAGACGGCGTGAAGATGGCCGCGGCGGGGCGGGGTGAGACAGCGCTCATTACCTGATTCGAGGCACGGAACTCTTCGATCGTCATCTGCGTCAGCAGGCTCTTGATCAGCACCACGATGACGGGCGGGCTGATGAAGTTCGTTTCGACGTTCAGCACACGCAGCCCGTGGTTCTGCTCGAGGGCCGTGGCCAGTACGAGTGCGGTTCGATCCGTGAGGCCGACGTTGGTCAGCGACAGCACCTCCAGGTGTGTGTTCGTCCTGAGCGCGTCGAACAGCTTATCGAACTGCTCATCGGAGATGGtctggagagagagagagcgagagttaGTAGACTGTGCAAACTGTGTCTGTGTCAAACGTCCACGACGATCAGTTGGGTACCTTGATGTTGTTCAAGTTCACCTCCACCAGCTTGTCATCGTCGTTTTTGATGCGCTTAATCGTATCCTCAGGATCGGTCGTATTGGGAGCCTCGGCCGGGAAGATCTTCGGTATCGCCGACTTCGTGATGCCGTCCCAGCCGAGCCCGACCGGTTGGCCCTTGTTCAGCAGCGACGCGTGGTACTGGTCCTGGTTCATCATCGAGTGGAACCCGAGGATGGCGGCCAGATCGATGATCTCCTCCTGGGTGGCGTCCGTCAGTGCCTGCTCGTACTCGTCGCCCAGATCGATCGCAATCTGCTCATCCGCGGCCTGCAGCTtcgcggccggtggtggcggcatcCACTGTGTGTGTTCACGGGAACGATACAGAGACAATGAAAATACATGCTACCACCACGCGCGCGGTTTCCCACCCCTTCCCCCGACGCTTACTTTCTTGCCGCGGACGACACCCTGCACGAACGGTTCCAGCTCGGGACGATCGGGCGTTTCGAGCGCTTGCTTGTTGATGTGATCGATCAGCTTCTTCCGATCCAGCGGCCCGGTCGGAGCCTTCTCGCATTCGTAGTTGGTGCGCTGACTTGGTGGCAAAAACGAATCCTAAGAGATGAATTCGAACATTAATTAGCAATCTCGCAAcctgtgcggtggtggtggtttgtttgCGCCCACTTACATCTGGATCCACCTCTTTGGCGAGCATGGAGATCTCCTCCGGCGACAACTGCGCGAGCAGCTCGTCCACGTCGATGTCGTCGTACGCGCCAACATCCTTCCCGTACAGCTTCGCCGGTGTGGTGATCGTTTTGGTCGTGGTCGACGACGAGGTCTAGCGGCGaggacggtggcggcgatggcggggTGACAGGAAATAAAGAACATTGCACAATTAATTTGTCCGATTTGTCAGAAGGCGGAGAGAGCGGAAAACTTGAACTGGACGAGGCTCAACagttgtgtttttgtgaacaataggaaaacaattttgaaaAACACATAGCACTTTAACGGACAAAACACAATTTCATACGATGCTTGTGGTAGGCTCGTGGGAAGCTTCTTTGCCGATagacgcacacatacacgcccACACAcctacacagacacacatgcACGCACTCCTGTTccgagtgccgtgccgtgtgtgcaGTGTGCCCGACGTgactgtgcgtgcgtgcgtgcgtgtctgCTCAATGGGTAAGTGTGCGTGCTCGTGCGTGAGTGTGGGTATGTGTTTCTGCGTGCGTGCCGGTGAATGAACggatgtttttttgtttgtgtcaAATAATGTGTCAATGCGGGCGCTGATGTGTTATTTGCTGATTCGTGCTGATGCTGCGCTGATCTTGCTGGGCTGCTGCTCCCGCCTCTGAAAGATACTTGACCGTGCGCTGCTCGTATAGCTATGCTTTACGCAAACATACCCCACCAAAAACCGCAGCTCACTTCGTACATCCCCTTGCCCTTTGCCCATTCATCGCCCGTCCTCCTGTCGGCGGTTTCACATCGCCCGAAACGCGCAATCAGAATTATTTTCTTACTCATTCCACCGCTTAAACCCCCGCTTCCCCAACAGATCATCCAAAACACCAAGACTCCAGACAGGATGCGGGTGACGCGGCATGCGGCGTAGGCAGTGGCATAATGCTGACGTAAGACACTGGCATGCGCAACAGGTCCAACGTTTGCGTGGATTCGTGGTTCTCTTGATGTGGTTAGAGTCATTCCCAGTCGAGAGCGTGACGGTATAGCGGGTGGATGGACGGTAGCTGGGTTGGTTGCCGCGAGCATGGTTACGaaagagagggggggggggggtgttttctggacaaacaaaaaacatgaaactaaaccgaaacgaaaccaactCGCGAAAAAGCATCTGCTACCGCCGCTTGGTGTCccccgttggtgtgcgtgtgcattcGGACAGAACAGAAATATGTAACACAACATAACATAAACCATAACATTATTAATAGCAACACGGAGAACAAAGAATTATTGAGTGAGCACACAAAGCTCCGCAAATTCAAAGATCGATCTATCGGGAACCCCCTTTGCAATCTCCAAAACTATCTCCGCAAAAATGTTCCCTATtcaatggatggatggaatggaTGTCCGCGCCATGTGGAACACTAAAGACTAGGATACAAAACAATATTCGGACTTTCGCAATgaattcatgcggttttacaatagatggcacTTACTTACTAAATggtacaattttttttttaggaATATTACGCACCTAACATACTACTTCATAGCtttaattacaaaaataaaactttgcaTAACTTTGCTGGTGTGCTATGAAAATATTCGTGGACAACGTTATCGACAataatgcgtttgaagcaagctttggcgACCAGAACGGGATAAAAGACGCGATAAACTGATGTTTTTAACATGACAACGACCGGCCACACATCGgtaaaaccggtcaaaacctatctcgaaaatgtcggcTCGGAACTATGGAAACCGGCCGTATTCGTCAGCTATTGTTCCTTCGTACTACtacttgttccgttgcatgagtaaccatttggcacagcacagcgctTAATTTCGTCTGAAAGTATTGAGAAATGGATCTCCGAGTGGATCGCTTCTAAACATGAAGGAGTTCGCTATCGACACCTGGGATCCGGGAATTGTCTGAAtaatgggagaaagtagtagctgACCACagacaatactttcattacaCGGTTGGCCACACGGTTTGTTATTGTAGTTAGGCCCGCACCGCATGAACTAATTCAAAGTTCTAATCTTAGTCCTTA
This window of the Anopheles cruzii chromosome X, idAnoCruzAS_RS32_06, whole genome shotgun sequence genome carries:
- the LOC128267946 gene encoding tropomodulin-1 isoform X4; the protein is MAETYEEFEETHHVTRKSVTTFKIEETSSSTTTKTITTPAKLYGKDVGAYDDIDVDELLAQLSPEEISMLAKEVDPDDSFLPPSQRTNYECEKAPTGPLDRKKLIDHINKQALETPDRPELEPFVQGVVRGKKWMPPPPAAKLQAADEQIAIDLGDEYEQALTDATQEEIIDLAAILGFHSMMNQDQYHASLLNKGQPVGLGWDGITKSAIPKIFPAEAPNTTDPEDTIKRIKNDDDKLVEVNLNNIKTISDEQFDKLFDALRTNTHLEVLSLTNVGLTDRTALVLATALEQNHGLRVLNVETNFISPPVIVVLIKSLLTQMTIEEFRASNQRSQVFGNKIEMEITELVEKNTTLLRLGLHLEFNDARHRVAAHLQRNIDRNDPEHCHPKPYYRYLHVPIPTERLPSMSWQDLP
- the LOC128267946 gene encoding tropomodulin-1 isoform X1 translates to MAETYEEFEETHHVTRKSVTTFKIEETSSSTTTKTITTPAKLYGKDVGAYDDIDVDELLAQLSPEEISMLAKEVDPDDSFLPPSQRTNYECEKAPTGPLDRKKLIDHINKQALETPDRPELEPFVQGVVRGKKWMPPPPAAKLQAADEQIAIDLGDEYEQALTDATQEEIIDLAAILGFHSMMNQDQYHASLLNKGQPVGLGWDGITKSAIPKIFPAEAPNTTDPEDTIKRIKNDDDKLVEVNLNNIKTISDEQFDKLFDALRTNTHLEVLSLTNVGLTDRTALVLATALEQNHGLRVLNVETNFISPPVIVVLIKSLLTQMTIEEFRASNQRSQVFGNKIEMEITELVEKNTTLLRLGLHLEFNDARHRVAAHLQRNIDRIRVDKRDGRSSRGSYYRPVRVEEDLVAEMSDVEEEPDEVEVPVEDYDVEEDPDNVVIRPPPSDDEDIKKKSLTTAAV
- the LOC128267946 gene encoding tropomodulin-1 isoform X6, yielding MAETYEEFEETHHVTRKSVTTFKIEETSSSTTTKTITTPAKLYGKDVGAYDDIDVDELLAQLSPEEISMLAKEVDPDDSFLPPSQRTNYECEKAPTGPLDRKKLIDHINKQALETPDRPELEPFVQGVVRGKKWMPPPPAAKLQAADEQIAIDLGDEYEQALTDATQEEIIDLAAILGFHSMMNQDQYHASLLNKGQPVGLGWDGITKSAIPKIFPAEAPNTTDPEDTIKRIKNDDDKLVEVNLNNIKTISDEQFDKLFDALRTNTHLEVLSLTNVGLTDRTALVLATALEQNHGLRVLNVETNFISPPVIVVLIKSLLTQMTIEEFRASNQRSQVFGNKIEMEITELVEKNTTLLRLGLHLEFNDARHRVAAHLQRNIDRIRQARLNQRK
- the LOC128267946 gene encoding tropomodulin-1 isoform X3; translated protein: MTSSSTTTKTITTPAKLYGKDVGAYDDIDVDELLAQLSPEEISMLAKEVDPDDSFLPPSQRTNYECEKAPTGPLDRKKLIDHINKQALETPDRPELEPFVQGVVRGKKWMPPPPAAKLQAADEQIAIDLGDEYEQALTDATQEEIIDLAAILGFHSMMNQDQYHASLLNKGQPVGLGWDGITKSAIPKIFPAEAPNTTDPEDTIKRIKNDDDKLVEVNLNNIKTISDEQFDKLFDALRTNTHLEVLSLTNVGLTDRTALVLATALEQNHGLRVLNVETNFISPPVIVVLIKSLLTQMTIEEFRASNQRSQVFGNKIEMEITELVEKNTTLLRLGLHLEFNDARHRVAAHLQRNIDRIRVDKRDGRSSRGSYYRPVRVEEDLVAEMSDVEEEPDEVEVPVEDYDVEEDPDNVVIRPPPSDDEDIKKKSLTTAAV
- the LOC128267946 gene encoding tropomodulin-1 isoform X2, which encodes MAETYEEFEETHHVTRKSVTTFKIEETSSSTTTKTITTPAKLYGKDVGAYDDIDVDELLAQLSPEEISMLAKEVDPDDSFLPPSQRTNYECEKAPTGPLDRKKLIDHINKQALETPDRPELEPFVQGVVRGKKWMPPPPAAKLQAADEQIAIDLGDEYEQALTDATQEEIIDLAAILGFHSMMNQDQYHASLLNKGQPVGLGWDGITKSAIPKIFPAEAPNTTDPEDTIKRIKNDDDKLVEVNLNNIKTISDEQFDKLFDALRTNTHLEVLSLTNVGLTDRTALVLATALEQNHGLRVLNVETNFISPPVIVVLIKSLLTQMTIEEFRASNQRSQVFGNKIEMEITELVEKNTTLLRLGLHLEFNDARHRVAAHLQRNIDRIRVDKRDGRSSRGSYYRPVRVEEDLVAEMSDVEEEPDEVEVPVEDYDVEEDPDNVVIRPPPSDDEDM
- the LOC128267946 gene encoding tropomodulin-1 isoform X5, which translates into the protein MAETYEEFEETHHVTRKSVTTFKIEETSSSTTTKTITTPAKLYGKDVGAYDDIDVDELLAQLSPEEISMLAKEVDPDDSFLPPSQRTNYECEKAPTGPLDRKKLIDHINKQALETPDRPELEPFVQGVVRGKKWMPPPPAAKLQAADEQIAIDLGDEYEQALTDATQEEIIDLAAILGFHSMMNQDQYHASLLNKGQPVGLGWDGITKSAIPKIFPAEAPNTTDPEDTIKRIKNDDDKLVEVNLNNIKTISDEQFDKLFDALRTNTHLEVLSLTNVGLTDRTALVLATALEQNHGLRVLNVETNFISPPVIVVLIKSLLTQMTIEEFRASNQRSQVFGNKIEMEITELVEKNTTLLRLGLHLEFNDARHRVAAHLQRNIDRIRKNLSQRLQFRFFQNIHRKQTTMIQ